In Carassius auratus strain Wakin chromosome 36, ASM336829v1, whole genome shotgun sequence, the following are encoded in one genomic region:
- the LOC113055496 gene encoding EF-hand and coiled-coil domain-containing protein 1 isoform X1 → MSSVMQVSRIRAARKSEWLKCALAHHFSPESDPCVENEIVVLATGVDQYLQEVFHHLAFSNGDLVSNEDFRGLCLILGFPASAETENVTSEHRDICDGLPRLLNFKEFHARLCGFFSLKAQKGQKGVRLPVSEETEHIEREIRLRCPRVRRRKCVSFDLSADQQVRKGSMRSPASSQSPDHLQSSAAEAKRNTGCFLLCLGITVAVDINFQRRWQDQLELENASLRELVEDLRSALQSSDARCLALEVALRRRDMPSQNTAETQNCKTKTQQSKHMEWDSRRSTKDLLRELELIRASRDGQLEEAMRFNQRLEEELMAAYGEISRMQELLDSVRTENTRIKKRTEEVRESLAAGLQGVRALQEQAQRAQSLESQLEMFRAQCTCVKLNMNKTEILAEPCGPGFPSPTSHDDGRREEDLQRSVEGCAASDEEEEERGMDEGQCCHLQVKQLINRLHCCAKGCQKAAICNWLVSQSSAHSKEPKARVWIPQADERRNEAGNMKQKEVESLKVYPSPLEERLTDTLTLLLQIPHKRVSRRILGKILVNTLDLCTRKSHDCTPVVQVVDTLCGQLLSSDLLDGGEEVSVGSRPSVTSGHQNTSKPLLMSC, encoded by the exons ATGTCTTCAGTCATGCAGGTCTCGCGGATCCGCGCTGCGCGTAAAAGCGAGTGGCTCAAATGCGCGCTCGCGCACCACTTCAGCCCAGAATCAGATCCCTGCGTGGAAAACGAGATCGTGGTTTTGGCCACCGGTGTGGACCAGTACCTCCAGGAGGTGTTTCATCACCTCGCCTTTTCCAACGGCGATCTCGTTTCGAATGAGGACTTTAGGGGTCTGTGTTTGATTTTGGGATTCCCCGCGAGCGCGGAGACTGAGAACGTCACCTCAGAGCACCGGGACATTTGCGATGGACTTCCTCGTCTGCTTAACTTTAAAGAATTCCACGCACGACTATGTGGATTTTTCTCGCTAAAAGCGCAGAAAGGGCAGAAGGGAGTTCGACTTCCGGTCAGTGAGGAGACCGAGCACATCGAGCGCGAGATCAGACTCCGGTGTCCCCGCGTCCGGAGGAGAAAGTGCGTCAGTTTTGATCTGTCTGCAGACCAACAGGTCCGGAAGGGGTCAATGAGGAGTCCAGCATCATCTCAGAGTCCGGATCATCTGCAGAGTTCTGCTGCGGAAGCCAAGAGAAACACAG gctgttttttgttgtgtttaggCATTACTGTGGCAGTGGATATTAACTTTCAGAGAAGATGGCAGGATCAGCTAGAGCTGGAGAACGCCAGTCTGAGGGAGCTGGTGGAGGATCTGCGTTCAGCCCTCCAGAGCAGCGACGCGCGGTGTTTGGCACTGGAGGTCGCGTTACGCCGAAGAGACATGCCGTCCCAAAATACTGCTGAAACCcaaaactgcaaaacaaaaacacagcaatCCAAACACATGGAATGGGACTCCAGAAGAAGCACTAAAGACCTTCTACGAGAGCTGGAACTGATCCGTGCTTCACGTGATGGACAGCTGGAGGAAGCCATGAGGTTTAACCAGAGGTTAGAGGAAGAGCTGATGGCAGCTTATGGAGAGATTAGCAGGATGCAGGAGCTGCTGGACAGCGTCCGGACTGAAAACACACGGATTAAGAAGAGGACTGAAGAGGTCAGAGAGTCACTGGCTGCAGGGCTGCAGGGGGTGAGGGCCTTACAAGAGCAGGCTCAACGAGCTCAGAGTCTGGAGAGCCAGCTGGAGATGTTCAG GGCCCAGTGCACCTGTGTAAAGCTAAATATGAACAAAACCGAAATACTAGCTGAACCATGTGGTCCTGGATTCCCCTCCCCAACCAGTCATGATGATGGCAGAAGAG AAGAAGACCTGCAGAGGTCAGTAGAGGGTTGTGCAGCATCcgacgaggaagaggaggagaggggcATGGATGAAGGACAATGCTGCCACCTGCAGGTGAAACAGCTCATCAACAGATTACACTGCTGTGCCAAAGG GTGTCAGAAAGCTGCTATCTGTAACTGGCTTGTTTCTCAGAGCTCCGCTCACAGCAAAGAACCTAAAGCACGTGTGTGGATTCCTCAAGCAGATGAGAGGAGAAATGAAGCAGGAAAT ATGAAGCAGAAAGAGGTAGAGAGTTTGAAAGTTTATCCTTCACCGCTGGAGGAGAGACTGACTGACACGCTCACATTACTGCTGCAGATCCCACATAAA AGAGTCTCTCGCAGGATCTTGGGGAAAATATTAGTCAACACACTAGATCTGTGTACTAGAAAAAGCCACG ACTGCACTCCGGTAGTTCAGGTGGTGGACACACTGTGTGGGCAGCTCCTCTCCAGTGACCTCTTGGATGGAGGAGAGGAGGTCAGCGTTGGGTCACGACCTTCTGTGACCTCAGGTCACCAGAACACGTCCAAACCCCTTCTGATGTCCTGTTGA
- the LOC113055496 gene encoding EF-hand and coiled-coil domain-containing protein 1 isoform X3, giving the protein MQVSRIRAARKSEWLKCALAHHFSPESDPCVENEIVVLATGVDQYLQEVFHHLAFSNGDLVSNEDFRGLCLILGFPASAETENVTSEHRDICDGLPRLLNFKEFHARLCGFFSLKAQKGQKGVRLPVSEETEHIEREIRLRCPRVRRRKCVSFDLSADQQVRKGSMRSPASSQSPDHLQSSAAEAKRNTGCFLLCLGITVAVDINFQRRWQDQLELENASLRELVEDLRSALQSSDARCLALEVALRRRDMPSQNTAETQNCKTKTQQSKHMEWDSRRSTKDLLRELELIRASRDGQLEEAMRFNQRLEEELMAAYGEISRMQELLDSVRTENTRIKKRTEEVRESLAAGLQGVRALQEQAQRAQSLESQLEMFRAQCTCVKLNMNKTEILAEPCGPGFPSPTSHDDGRREEDLQRSVEGCAASDEEEEERGMDEGQCCHLQVKQLINRLHCCAKGCQKAAICNWLVSQSSAHSKEPKARVWIPQADERRNEAGNMKQKEVESLKVYPSPLEERLTDTLTLLLQIPHKRVSRRILGKILVNTLDLCTRKSHDCTPVVQVVDTLCGQLLSSDLLDGGEEVSVGSRPSVTSGHQNTSKPLLMSC; this is encoded by the exons ATGCAGGTCTCGCGGATCCGCGCTGCGCGTAAAAGCGAGTGGCTCAAATGCGCGCTCGCGCACCACTTCAGCCCAGAATCAGATCCCTGCGTGGAAAACGAGATCGTGGTTTTGGCCACCGGTGTGGACCAGTACCTCCAGGAGGTGTTTCATCACCTCGCCTTTTCCAACGGCGATCTCGTTTCGAATGAGGACTTTAGGGGTCTGTGTTTGATTTTGGGATTCCCCGCGAGCGCGGAGACTGAGAACGTCACCTCAGAGCACCGGGACATTTGCGATGGACTTCCTCGTCTGCTTAACTTTAAAGAATTCCACGCACGACTATGTGGATTTTTCTCGCTAAAAGCGCAGAAAGGGCAGAAGGGAGTTCGACTTCCGGTCAGTGAGGAGACCGAGCACATCGAGCGCGAGATCAGACTCCGGTGTCCCCGCGTCCGGAGGAGAAAGTGCGTCAGTTTTGATCTGTCTGCAGACCAACAGGTCCGGAAGGGGTCAATGAGGAGTCCAGCATCATCTCAGAGTCCGGATCATCTGCAGAGTTCTGCTGCGGAAGCCAAGAGAAACACAG gctgttttttgttgtgtttaggCATTACTGTGGCAGTGGATATTAACTTTCAGAGAAGATGGCAGGATCAGCTAGAGCTGGAGAACGCCAGTCTGAGGGAGCTGGTGGAGGATCTGCGTTCAGCCCTCCAGAGCAGCGACGCGCGGTGTTTGGCACTGGAGGTCGCGTTACGCCGAAGAGACATGCCGTCCCAAAATACTGCTGAAACCcaaaactgcaaaacaaaaacacagcaatCCAAACACATGGAATGGGACTCCAGAAGAAGCACTAAAGACCTTCTACGAGAGCTGGAACTGATCCGTGCTTCACGTGATGGACAGCTGGAGGAAGCCATGAGGTTTAACCAGAGGTTAGAGGAAGAGCTGATGGCAGCTTATGGAGAGATTAGCAGGATGCAGGAGCTGCTGGACAGCGTCCGGACTGAAAACACACGGATTAAGAAGAGGACTGAAGAGGTCAGAGAGTCACTGGCTGCAGGGCTGCAGGGGGTGAGGGCCTTACAAGAGCAGGCTCAACGAGCTCAGAGTCTGGAGAGCCAGCTGGAGATGTTCAG GGCCCAGTGCACCTGTGTAAAGCTAAATATGAACAAAACCGAAATACTAGCTGAACCATGTGGTCCTGGATTCCCCTCCCCAACCAGTCATGATGATGGCAGAAGAG AAGAAGACCTGCAGAGGTCAGTAGAGGGTTGTGCAGCATCcgacgaggaagaggaggagaggggcATGGATGAAGGACAATGCTGCCACCTGCAGGTGAAACAGCTCATCAACAGATTACACTGCTGTGCCAAAGG GTGTCAGAAAGCTGCTATCTGTAACTGGCTTGTTTCTCAGAGCTCCGCTCACAGCAAAGAACCTAAAGCACGTGTGTGGATTCCTCAAGCAGATGAGAGGAGAAATGAAGCAGGAAAT ATGAAGCAGAAAGAGGTAGAGAGTTTGAAAGTTTATCCTTCACCGCTGGAGGAGAGACTGACTGACACGCTCACATTACTGCTGCAGATCCCACATAAA AGAGTCTCTCGCAGGATCTTGGGGAAAATATTAGTCAACACACTAGATCTGTGTACTAGAAAAAGCCACG ACTGCACTCCGGTAGTTCAGGTGGTGGACACACTGTGTGGGCAGCTCCTCTCCAGTGACCTCTTGGATGGAGGAGAGGAGGTCAGCGTTGGGTCACGACCTTCTGTGACCTCAGGTCACCAGAACACGTCCAAACCCCTTCTGATGTCCTGTTGA
- the LOC113055496 gene encoding EF-hand and coiled-coil domain-containing protein 1 isoform X2: MSSVMQVSRIRAARKSEWLKCALAHHFSPESDPCVENEIVVLATGVDQYLQEVFHHLAFSNGDLVSNEDFRGLCLILGFPASAETENVTSEHRDICDGLPRLLNFKEFHARLCGFFSLKAQKGQKGVRLPVSEETEHIEREIRLRCPRVRRRKCVSFDLSADQQVRKGSMRSPASSQSPDHLQSSAAEAKRNTGCFLLCLGITVAVDINFQRRWQDQLELENASLRELVEDLRSALQSSDARCLALEVALRRRDMPSQNTAETQNCKTKTQQSKHMEWDSRRSTKDLLRELELIRASRDGQLEEAMRFNQRLEEELMAAYGEISRMQELLDSVRTENTRIKKRTEEVRESLAAGLQGVRALQEQAQRAQSLESQLEMFRAQCTCVKLNMNKTEILAEPCGPGFPSPTSHDDGRREDLQRSVEGCAASDEEEEERGMDEGQCCHLQVKQLINRLHCCAKGCQKAAICNWLVSQSSAHSKEPKARVWIPQADERRNEAGNMKQKEVESLKVYPSPLEERLTDTLTLLLQIPHKRVSRRILGKILVNTLDLCTRKSHDCTPVVQVVDTLCGQLLSSDLLDGGEEVSVGSRPSVTSGHQNTSKPLLMSC, from the exons ATGTCTTCAGTCATGCAGGTCTCGCGGATCCGCGCTGCGCGTAAAAGCGAGTGGCTCAAATGCGCGCTCGCGCACCACTTCAGCCCAGAATCAGATCCCTGCGTGGAAAACGAGATCGTGGTTTTGGCCACCGGTGTGGACCAGTACCTCCAGGAGGTGTTTCATCACCTCGCCTTTTCCAACGGCGATCTCGTTTCGAATGAGGACTTTAGGGGTCTGTGTTTGATTTTGGGATTCCCCGCGAGCGCGGAGACTGAGAACGTCACCTCAGAGCACCGGGACATTTGCGATGGACTTCCTCGTCTGCTTAACTTTAAAGAATTCCACGCACGACTATGTGGATTTTTCTCGCTAAAAGCGCAGAAAGGGCAGAAGGGAGTTCGACTTCCGGTCAGTGAGGAGACCGAGCACATCGAGCGCGAGATCAGACTCCGGTGTCCCCGCGTCCGGAGGAGAAAGTGCGTCAGTTTTGATCTGTCTGCAGACCAACAGGTCCGGAAGGGGTCAATGAGGAGTCCAGCATCATCTCAGAGTCCGGATCATCTGCAGAGTTCTGCTGCGGAAGCCAAGAGAAACACAG gctgttttttgttgtgtttaggCATTACTGTGGCAGTGGATATTAACTTTCAGAGAAGATGGCAGGATCAGCTAGAGCTGGAGAACGCCAGTCTGAGGGAGCTGGTGGAGGATCTGCGTTCAGCCCTCCAGAGCAGCGACGCGCGGTGTTTGGCACTGGAGGTCGCGTTACGCCGAAGAGACATGCCGTCCCAAAATACTGCTGAAACCcaaaactgcaaaacaaaaacacagcaatCCAAACACATGGAATGGGACTCCAGAAGAAGCACTAAAGACCTTCTACGAGAGCTGGAACTGATCCGTGCTTCACGTGATGGACAGCTGGAGGAAGCCATGAGGTTTAACCAGAGGTTAGAGGAAGAGCTGATGGCAGCTTATGGAGAGATTAGCAGGATGCAGGAGCTGCTGGACAGCGTCCGGACTGAAAACACACGGATTAAGAAGAGGACTGAAGAGGTCAGAGAGTCACTGGCTGCAGGGCTGCAGGGGGTGAGGGCCTTACAAGAGCAGGCTCAACGAGCTCAGAGTCTGGAGAGCCAGCTGGAGATGTTCAG GGCCCAGTGCACCTGTGTAAAGCTAAATATGAACAAAACCGAAATACTAGCTGAACCATGTGGTCCTGGATTCCCCTCCCCAACCAGTCATGATGATGGCAGAAGAG AAGACCTGCAGAGGTCAGTAGAGGGTTGTGCAGCATCcgacgaggaagaggaggagaggggcATGGATGAAGGACAATGCTGCCACCTGCAGGTGAAACAGCTCATCAACAGATTACACTGCTGTGCCAAAGG GTGTCAGAAAGCTGCTATCTGTAACTGGCTTGTTTCTCAGAGCTCCGCTCACAGCAAAGAACCTAAAGCACGTGTGTGGATTCCTCAAGCAGATGAGAGGAGAAATGAAGCAGGAAAT ATGAAGCAGAAAGAGGTAGAGAGTTTGAAAGTTTATCCTTCACCGCTGGAGGAGAGACTGACTGACACGCTCACATTACTGCTGCAGATCCCACATAAA AGAGTCTCTCGCAGGATCTTGGGGAAAATATTAGTCAACACACTAGATCTGTGTACTAGAAAAAGCCACG ACTGCACTCCGGTAGTTCAGGTGGTGGACACACTGTGTGGGCAGCTCCTCTCCAGTGACCTCTTGGATGGAGGAGAGGAGGTCAGCGTTGGGTCACGACCTTCTGTGACCTCAGGTCACCAGAACACGTCCAAACCCCTTCTGATGTCCTGTTGA
- the LOC113055496 gene encoding EF-hand and coiled-coil domain-containing protein 1 isoform X4: protein MSSVMQVSRIRAARKSEWLKCALAHHFSPESDPCVENEIVVLATGVDQYLQEVFHHLAFSNGDLVSNEDFRGLCLILGFPASAETENVTSEHRDICDGLPRLLNFKEFHARLCGFFSLKAQKGQKGVRLPVSEETEHIEREIRLRCPRVRRRKCVSFDLSADQQVRKGSMRSPASSQSPDHLQSSAAEAKRNTGITVAVDINFQRRWQDQLELENASLRELVEDLRSALQSSDARCLALEVALRRRDMPSQNTAETQNCKTKTQQSKHMEWDSRRSTKDLLRELELIRASRDGQLEEAMRFNQRLEEELMAAYGEISRMQELLDSVRTENTRIKKRTEEVRESLAAGLQGVRALQEQAQRAQSLESQLEMFRAQCTCVKLNMNKTEILAEPCGPGFPSPTSHDDGRREEDLQRSVEGCAASDEEEEERGMDEGQCCHLQVKQLINRLHCCAKGCQKAAICNWLVSQSSAHSKEPKARVWIPQADERRNEAGNMKQKEVESLKVYPSPLEERLTDTLTLLLQIPHKRVSRRILGKILVNTLDLCTRKSHDCTPVVQVVDTLCGQLLSSDLLDGGEEVSVGSRPSVTSGHQNTSKPLLMSC, encoded by the exons ATGTCTTCAGTCATGCAGGTCTCGCGGATCCGCGCTGCGCGTAAAAGCGAGTGGCTCAAATGCGCGCTCGCGCACCACTTCAGCCCAGAATCAGATCCCTGCGTGGAAAACGAGATCGTGGTTTTGGCCACCGGTGTGGACCAGTACCTCCAGGAGGTGTTTCATCACCTCGCCTTTTCCAACGGCGATCTCGTTTCGAATGAGGACTTTAGGGGTCTGTGTTTGATTTTGGGATTCCCCGCGAGCGCGGAGACTGAGAACGTCACCTCAGAGCACCGGGACATTTGCGATGGACTTCCTCGTCTGCTTAACTTTAAAGAATTCCACGCACGACTATGTGGATTTTTCTCGCTAAAAGCGCAGAAAGGGCAGAAGGGAGTTCGACTTCCGGTCAGTGAGGAGACCGAGCACATCGAGCGCGAGATCAGACTCCGGTGTCCCCGCGTCCGGAGGAGAAAGTGCGTCAGTTTTGATCTGTCTGCAGACCAACAGGTCCGGAAGGGGTCAATGAGGAGTCCAGCATCATCTCAGAGTCCGGATCATCTGCAGAGTTCTGCTGCGGAAGCCAAGAGAAACACAG gCATTACTGTGGCAGTGGATATTAACTTTCAGAGAAGATGGCAGGATCAGCTAGAGCTGGAGAACGCCAGTCTGAGGGAGCTGGTGGAGGATCTGCGTTCAGCCCTCCAGAGCAGCGACGCGCGGTGTTTGGCACTGGAGGTCGCGTTACGCCGAAGAGACATGCCGTCCCAAAATACTGCTGAAACCcaaaactgcaaaacaaaaacacagcaatCCAAACACATGGAATGGGACTCCAGAAGAAGCACTAAAGACCTTCTACGAGAGCTGGAACTGATCCGTGCTTCACGTGATGGACAGCTGGAGGAAGCCATGAGGTTTAACCAGAGGTTAGAGGAAGAGCTGATGGCAGCTTATGGAGAGATTAGCAGGATGCAGGAGCTGCTGGACAGCGTCCGGACTGAAAACACACGGATTAAGAAGAGGACTGAAGAGGTCAGAGAGTCACTGGCTGCAGGGCTGCAGGGGGTGAGGGCCTTACAAGAGCAGGCTCAACGAGCTCAGAGTCTGGAGAGCCAGCTGGAGATGTTCAG GGCCCAGTGCACCTGTGTAAAGCTAAATATGAACAAAACCGAAATACTAGCTGAACCATGTGGTCCTGGATTCCCCTCCCCAACCAGTCATGATGATGGCAGAAGAG AAGAAGACCTGCAGAGGTCAGTAGAGGGTTGTGCAGCATCcgacgaggaagaggaggagaggggcATGGATGAAGGACAATGCTGCCACCTGCAGGTGAAACAGCTCATCAACAGATTACACTGCTGTGCCAAAGG GTGTCAGAAAGCTGCTATCTGTAACTGGCTTGTTTCTCAGAGCTCCGCTCACAGCAAAGAACCTAAAGCACGTGTGTGGATTCCTCAAGCAGATGAGAGGAGAAATGAAGCAGGAAAT ATGAAGCAGAAAGAGGTAGAGAGTTTGAAAGTTTATCCTTCACCGCTGGAGGAGAGACTGACTGACACGCTCACATTACTGCTGCAGATCCCACATAAA AGAGTCTCTCGCAGGATCTTGGGGAAAATATTAGTCAACACACTAGATCTGTGTACTAGAAAAAGCCACG ACTGCACTCCGGTAGTTCAGGTGGTGGACACACTGTGTGGGCAGCTCCTCTCCAGTGACCTCTTGGATGGAGGAGAGGAGGTCAGCGTTGGGTCACGACCTTCTGTGACCTCAGGTCACCAGAACACGTCCAAACCCCTTCTGATGTCCTGTTGA